In Corallococcus silvisoli, one DNA window encodes the following:
- a CDS encoding QcrA and Rieske domain-containing protein — protein MSKPPLHSPREHVEAGGVDRRQALCTLLRGTCALAALGCGGDWREAVVLPGPDAVPDAGPAGCGDTGLPGPPEEGWVEVPLADHPALREPGGSDRVRVPSALLDVVVVHAADGCYRAVWRTCTHGDCAVAWDGTLGLVECPCHGSRFGLEGQVLRGPATRPLAAYRTLRVGDSLFILRPR, from the coding sequence GTGAGCAAACCCCCGCTCCATTCGCCTCGGGAGCACGTGGAGGCGGGTGGGGTGGACCGCCGTCAGGCGCTCTGCACGCTCCTGCGCGGCACCTGTGCCCTGGCCGCGCTGGGGTGCGGTGGCGACTGGCGCGAGGCCGTGGTGCTGCCCGGTCCGGACGCCGTGCCCGACGCGGGCCCGGCCGGGTGCGGTGACACGGGCCTGCCGGGACCGCCGGAGGAGGGCTGGGTGGAGGTCCCCCTCGCGGACCATCCCGCCCTGCGCGAGCCCGGGGGAAGTGACCGCGTCCGCGTCCCCTCCGCCCTCCTGGACGTGGTGGTCGTGCACGCGGCGGACGGCTGCTACCGGGCGGTGTGGCGCACGTGCACCCACGGCGACTGCGCGGTGGCCTGGGACGGGACCCTGGGGCTGGTGGAGTGCCCCTGCCACGGGTCGCGCTTCGGCCTGGAGGGGCAGGTCCTCCGGGGGCCCGCGACCCGGCCCCTCGCCGCCTATCGCACCCTGCGCGTGGGTGATTCGCTCTTCATCCTTCGCCCCAGGTGA
- a CDS encoding MXAN_6577-like cysteine-rich protein has product MSRPLLDARLALVLLALVLTGCPEEKVLCTSGLSVCGAECADLQGDSANCGACGVTCGTGEVCQAGVCGCQSGTETCGAACVALASDPLNCGACGAACPSGQVCESGTCREGCSPGTERCGDGCVALASDPLNCGACGAACPDVQSCHAGRCMYDVVTACYTNGQLVGIQAGTDRMGPRRQFGSGVQSLAAWDGVVLAADAARSVLSQALAGSLGTVVEEDSLGAVAASPNDILVDPPYVYVLDSVNNTLQVLKREGPSQGGGLGLRTVGQVNLGANTSPQVIAKRGDTFYIPLFGTAGSDFRQGNAVARVSVSDPEHPRLVDTVPLTGLDLKSFDGGTTMALPYAAVSVDAGVYVALTNLNPVNDYLPNGPGMLARIDPADGGVHAIDLGAKDCLNAGDVQAVGDQLVVSCLGEAVFDTASGYRAKSVRATGLVLVKDDRPVASYALSPGCTGGPETGCNLAVGGRLAVVGNAVYVTDVNAGRVFVVEVRDGQFVERRGNSTPEAKGAALDACPVDPRRSVSNAIDIVAVP; this is encoded by the coding sequence ATGTCGCGTCCCCTCCTTGATGCGCGGCTCGCGCTCGTGTTGCTGGCCCTGGTCCTCACCGGCTGTCCGGAGGAGAAGGTGCTGTGCACGTCCGGCCTGAGCGTCTGTGGCGCCGAGTGCGCGGACCTCCAGGGCGACTCCGCGAACTGCGGCGCGTGTGGCGTCACCTGCGGGACAGGGGAGGTGTGTCAGGCGGGCGTGTGTGGATGCCAGTCGGGCACGGAGACGTGCGGCGCCGCGTGTGTGGCACTCGCGAGTGATCCGCTGAACTGCGGCGCGTGTGGCGCCGCGTGCCCCTCCGGACAGGTCTGTGAGTCCGGCACGTGCCGCGAGGGGTGCTCTCCCGGGACCGAGCGTTGCGGCGACGGTTGCGTCGCGCTCGCGAGCGACCCGCTGAACTGCGGCGCGTGCGGCGCGGCGTGTCCGGACGTGCAGTCCTGTCATGCGGGCCGGTGCATGTATGACGTGGTGACGGCCTGCTACACCAACGGGCAGTTGGTCGGCATCCAGGCGGGGACGGACCGGATGGGGCCCCGGCGGCAGTTCGGCTCCGGCGTGCAGTCGCTCGCGGCGTGGGACGGGGTGGTGCTGGCGGCGGACGCGGCGCGCTCGGTGTTGTCCCAGGCGCTGGCGGGCTCGCTGGGGACGGTGGTGGAGGAGGATTCGCTGGGCGCGGTGGCGGCGTCACCCAATGACATCCTCGTGGACCCTCCGTATGTGTATGTCCTCGACTCCGTCAACAACACGCTCCAGGTGCTCAAGCGGGAAGGACCGTCGCAGGGCGGAGGCCTGGGGCTGCGCACGGTGGGGCAGGTGAACCTGGGCGCGAACACCAGCCCGCAGGTCATCGCGAAGCGCGGCGACACGTTCTACATCCCACTCTTCGGCACGGCCGGCTCCGACTTCCGGCAGGGCAACGCCGTGGCGCGCGTCAGCGTGAGCGACCCGGAGCATCCCCGGCTCGTGGACACCGTTCCGCTCACGGGGCTGGACCTGAAGTCGTTCGATGGCGGGACGACGATGGCGCTCCCCTATGCCGCCGTGTCGGTGGACGCGGGCGTCTACGTGGCGCTCACCAACCTGAACCCCGTGAATGACTATCTGCCCAACGGCCCCGGGATGCTCGCGCGCATCGACCCCGCGGACGGCGGGGTGCATGCCATTGACCTGGGCGCGAAGGACTGTCTCAACGCGGGCGACGTGCAGGCGGTGGGCGACCAACTGGTGGTGAGCTGCCTGGGAGAGGCGGTGTTCGATACCGCGAGCGGCTACCGCGCGAAGTCCGTGCGCGCCACGGGCCTGGTGCTGGTGAAGGACGACCGGCCCGTGGCCTCGTACGCGCTGTCGCCGGGCTGCACCGGAGGGCCGGAGACGGGTTGCAACCTCGCGGTGGGCGGCCGGCTCGCGGTGGTGGGCAATGCCGTGTACGTCACGGACGTGAACGCGGGCCGCGTGTTCGTGGTGGAGGTGCGCGACGGCCAGTTCGTCGAGCGGCGCGGCAACTCCACGCCCGAGGCGAAGGGCGCGGCGCTGGATGCGTGTCCGGTGGACCCGCGGCGCTCGGTGTCCAATGCCATCGACATCGTCGCGGTGCCGTGA
- a CDS encoding cell surface protein, translated as MRRLLLALGALLALGACTGDPDMPPPAEDSVDAGTDAGAASDAGTEADAGTDAGVDAGTRPVDPFADRVTAYHFGDFAGFGQDRFPAVVLGPPVGAGQFAGSLDVLSLGRGGSITLEFTDLVAVDGPGVDLLVFENAFQKIGGDIFAETATVSVSDDGITWFDFPCDPTDKDGGYPGCAGTHPVLSSPDNGVSPIDPAVAGGDGYDLADVGLARARFVRLTDTGLNSYGGTSGGFDLDALAVVNGQLADGGTP; from the coding sequence ATGCGGCGCCTGCTGCTCGCGCTCGGCGCGCTGCTGGCCCTGGGCGCGTGCACCGGCGACCCCGACATGCCGCCGCCCGCGGAGGACAGCGTGGACGCCGGGACGGACGCCGGAGCGGCTTCCGATGCCGGCACCGAAGCGGATGCCGGCACGGACGCCGGTGTCGACGCGGGCACGCGGCCCGTGGATCCGTTCGCGGACCGGGTGACGGCGTACCACTTCGGAGACTTCGCCGGCTTCGGGCAGGACCGCTTCCCGGCGGTCGTCTTGGGGCCTCCGGTGGGGGCGGGGCAGTTCGCGGGCTCGCTCGACGTGCTGTCGCTGGGGCGGGGCGGCTCCATCACCCTGGAGTTCACCGACCTGGTCGCGGTGGACGGCCCGGGCGTGGACCTGCTCGTGTTCGAGAACGCGTTCCAGAAGATTGGCGGCGACATCTTCGCGGAGACGGCCACCGTGTCCGTCAGCGACGACGGCATCACGTGGTTCGACTTCCCCTGCGACCCCACCGACAAGGACGGGGGCTACCCGGGCTGCGCCGGCACGCATCCGGTGCTCTCGAGCCCCGACAACGGCGTCTCCCCCATCGACCCGGCCGTGGCGGGCGGGGACGGCTATGACCTGGCGGACGTGGGCCTTGCCCGCGCGCGCTTCGTCCGCCTCACCGACACGGGGCTCAACAGCTACGGCGGCACCTCCGGCGGCTTCGACCTGGATGCGCTCGCCGTGGTGAATGGCCAGCTGGCCGACGGCGGCACCCCGTGA
- a CDS encoding cell surface protein produces the protein MKTLLSKRFAMGLAALLSVACGGEDSPDRFQDQALVGDPFADRIVSFTPGAGAGFGQSQLPGIVLGPPQGAGAGSGSLDVLSLGRNGVIILEFTDIAVTDGPGVDLLVFENAFLKPSGKPFAETGVVAVSDDGVTWHEFPCASSDVANDFPGCAGVKPVYSSPGNGISPTDPAVAGGDGFDLADVGLTRARFVRIRDSGANGYAGISGGFDLDAVAVVNGVQLP, from the coding sequence ATGAAGACCCTTCTCTCGAAGCGGTTCGCGATGGGGCTCGCCGCGCTCCTGTCCGTGGCGTGCGGTGGTGAGGACTCGCCGGACCGCTTCCAGGACCAGGCGCTGGTCGGGGATCCGTTCGCGGACCGCATCGTGTCCTTCACGCCCGGCGCCGGCGCGGGCTTCGGTCAGAGCCAGCTGCCGGGCATCGTGCTCGGGCCTCCGCAGGGCGCTGGCGCGGGTTCGGGCTCGCTGGACGTGCTGTCGCTCGGACGCAACGGCGTCATCATCCTGGAGTTCACCGACATCGCGGTGACGGATGGGCCGGGCGTGGACCTGCTCGTGTTCGAGAACGCGTTCCTCAAGCCCAGCGGCAAGCCGTTCGCGGAGACGGGCGTCGTGGCCGTCAGCGACGACGGCGTCACCTGGCACGAGTTCCCGTGCGCGTCCTCCGACGTGGCGAACGACTTCCCGGGCTGCGCGGGCGTGAAGCCCGTGTACTCGAGCCCCGGCAATGGCATCTCGCCCACCGACCCGGCCGTGGCGGGGGGAGATGGCTTCGACCTGGCGGACGTCGGCCTCACCCGCGCGCGCTTCGTGCGCATCCGCGACTCCGGCGCCAATGGCTACGCGGGCATCAGCGGCGGCTTCGACCTGGACGCCGTCGCCGTGGTGAACGGCGTGCAGCTGCCGTAG
- a CDS encoding FHA domain-containing protein translates to MWQIIINGPGYFDTSYDLPEGVTSLGRADENDIVLGGDLVSRRHARLYVEGDVLRIEDLGSRNGSRVNGAPLQGSKNLGAGDTVALGENTLAVRQPHTVENAATEMMDLGAGGVVRFGHGTDVGPSVLLAKNVKDAEVLRLLDNVGPLPFDDAFSGPSPVPTGSAVASPRVSYETLVLLVHAAEALATARTLTAFLESAMDRLLERTDATTAVVLLKHATGPLVPAAVRHRGRLAKGEVPVSDAIVDEALRQGRALAVGDVRDDRRFAGRESVIMYGVDRVLCIPIGTEPPFAGVLYVNVPGEGDTSLELMLDACTAVAHLVASGVQRFAVRDGSGTDRMRRNLERFHSPEVAERRAAEAQRVGGKLPGLEEKNLTVLHAELADFGAVIGRLGAARATQLLNDFHARMSGIVFSFEATVEGFLGESMRALFGVPYAKGDDAVRAVRAALALRSDWERGMARRPQDERCDLRIALHSTKALVGMIGTEARTEYTAVGEGMGVAGWLASTAGPGQVLMTGKLLAATGARFDVMPLGERVVRPPRDKVAVFEVIEEDMGMLTNPGIR, encoded by the coding sequence ATGTGGCAGATCATCATCAACGGGCCCGGCTACTTCGACACGTCGTACGACCTGCCGGAGGGCGTCACCAGCCTCGGCCGGGCCGACGAGAACGACATCGTGCTGGGCGGTGACCTCGTGTCGCGCCGGCACGCTCGCCTGTACGTCGAAGGTGACGTGCTGCGCATCGAGGACCTGGGCAGTCGCAACGGCAGCCGGGTGAACGGCGCGCCGCTGCAGGGCAGCAAGAACCTGGGTGCGGGCGACACGGTGGCGCTGGGGGAGAACACCCTGGCGGTGCGCCAGCCGCACACGGTGGAGAACGCCGCCACGGAGATGATGGACCTGGGCGCGGGCGGCGTCGTGCGCTTCGGGCACGGCACGGACGTGGGCCCCTCCGTGCTGCTGGCGAAGAACGTGAAGGACGCGGAGGTGCTCCGCCTGCTGGACAACGTGGGGCCGCTGCCGTTCGACGACGCGTTCTCCGGCCCCTCTCCCGTGCCCACGGGCTCCGCGGTCGCCAGCCCTCGCGTGTCGTATGAGACGCTGGTGCTGCTGGTGCACGCGGCGGAGGCGCTGGCCACCGCGCGCACGCTGACCGCGTTCCTGGAGTCCGCGATGGACCGGCTCCTGGAGCGCACCGACGCGACGACGGCGGTGGTGCTGCTCAAGCACGCCACGGGGCCGCTGGTGCCCGCGGCCGTGCGCCACCGGGGACGGCTCGCTAAGGGCGAGGTGCCCGTGTCGGACGCCATCGTGGATGAGGCCCTCCGCCAGGGCCGCGCGCTCGCGGTGGGCGACGTGCGCGATGATCGCCGCTTCGCCGGACGCGAGAGCGTCATCATGTATGGCGTGGACCGGGTGCTGTGCATCCCCATCGGCACCGAGCCGCCCTTCGCGGGCGTGCTCTACGTCAACGTCCCCGGCGAGGGGGACACCAGCCTGGAGCTGATGCTGGACGCCTGCACCGCGGTGGCCCACCTGGTGGCCAGCGGCGTGCAGCGCTTCGCCGTGCGCGACGGCTCCGGCACGGACCGGATGCGGCGCAACCTGGAGCGCTTCCACTCGCCGGAGGTGGCCGAGCGCCGCGCCGCCGAGGCCCAGCGCGTGGGGGGCAAGCTGCCCGGGCTGGAGGAGAAGAACCTCACCGTGCTGCACGCGGAGCTGGCGGACTTCGGCGCCGTGATTGGCCGGCTGGGCGCGGCGCGGGCCACGCAGCTGCTCAACGACTTCCACGCGCGCATGAGCGGCATCGTCTTCAGCTTCGAGGCCACCGTGGAGGGCTTCCTCGGCGAGTCCATGCGCGCGCTCTTCGGCGTGCCCTACGCGAAGGGCGACGACGCGGTGCGCGCCGTGCGGGCCGCCCTGGCGCTGCGCTCGGACTGGGAGCGGGGCATGGCCCGCCGGCCGCAAGACGAGCGCTGCGACCTGAGGATCGCGCTGCACTCCACCAAGGCGCTGGTGGGGATGATCGGCACCGAGGCGCGCACCGAGTACACCGCCGTGGGCGAGGGGATGGGGGTCGCGGGCTGGCTGGCCTCCACCGCCGGCCCCGGGCAGGTGCTGATGACCGGCAAGCTGCTGGCGGCCACCGGGGCCCGCTTCGACGTGATGCCCCTGGGCGAGCGGGTGGTGCGTCCCCCTCGGGACAAGGTGGCCGTCTTCGAGGTGATTGAAGAGGACATGGGCATGCTGACCAACCCCGGTATCCGGTGA